In Numenius arquata chromosome 3, bNumArq3.hap1.1, whole genome shotgun sequence, one genomic interval encodes:
- the DTX3L gene encoding E3 ubiquitin-protein ligase DTX3L: MAAGSGEGIMAAAPLLVRLCPAPSAPEKALLKLQSYFQSGKRSGGGECEVRVGPEPGTYWVRFQQERDKRSVEARTDHILEMGTQSLRIVIQAGEGDPGKSPVAAQASSSSSPPQRAARGHGDAAGEVITKKIFLTVSATLNTSMFTEEQRDKITIICPNLKREGNPNIDGCEKLTGDFTDIEKAYHYFKDILAGHDTNGNFSHSGIKKDLEDENGLNSEEMNELTVLSALYEYFNHTCKEQIKVLLEHFGVRVRSKDLYNGNTSVCFISDRSPASIQQAKDFFIRAFQKSVEDLKQEKIPVRNSSTLNETIIKLNARFKCLLAKEEGNQLLLRGPVSEILAAKKFLAEEGENSQTEKNMKISSELYRYRNGVEVDASMFKLLETTLSKEIEGIKDKFDTVIEKKDSSCGQKVFIIFRPQIKTSDMSSHATESFINALQDAFAMLREKVITWKLSEDQKKRLNMLLNGKQLEDLHVKLKKKEGKLILSGLPEHLYAAEQHIVNLLNIGDSTQTISRTQLSSDLRYQEATGASVKKYNSRQNNSLSSEGQPKAKAEEGDKDVCPICMETIKSKEILRKCKHAFCKSCIKQAMTYKQACPVCNTVYGIVEGNQPEGTMSYVTVSSSLPGYPGCGTIEIRYSMHGGIQTSNHPNPGKPYGSTNRTAYLPDNKEGQEILQLLKRAFDQKLIFTVGQSRTTGVGDVITWNDIHHKTCTFGGPTNFGYPDPHYLRRVRSELKARGIE; this comes from the exons ATGGCAGCGGGGAGCGGCGAGGGCATCATGGCGGCGGCGCCGCTGCTAGTGCGGCTCTGCCCGGCGCCCAGCGCCCCCGAGAAGGCGCTGCTCAAGCTCCAGAGCTACTTCCAGTCAGGGAAGCGGTCGGGGGGCGGCGAGTGCGAGGTGCGGGTGGGCCCCGAGCCCGGCACCTACTGGGTGCGCTTCCAGCAGGAGCGAG ATAAGAGGAGTGTGGAAGCCCGCACGGATCACATCTTGGAAATGGGCACCCAGAGCCTGAGGATTGTCATCCAGGCGGGAGAAGGGGACCCGGGAAAGAGCCCGGTTGCAGCGCAGGCCTCGtccagctcttccccacctcAGCGGGCAGCCAGAGGCCATGGGGACGCGGCAGGAGAAGTCATCACCAAAAAG ATATTTCTTACAGTATCTGCAACTTTGAATACCAGCATGTTCACTGAAGAGCAAAGGGATAAAATTACCATTATATGTCCAAatttgaaaagagaaggaaatcctAATATTGATGGCTGCGAGAAATTGACAGGAGATTTTACAGATATTGAAAAAGCTTATCACTACTTTAAGGATATACTTGCAGGCCATGACACAAATGGTAACTTTTCCCATTCTGGAATTAAGAAGGATTTGGAAGATGAAAATGGTCTGAATAGTGAAGAAATGAATGAGCTTACAGTTCTGTCGGCTCTATATGAGTATTTCAATCATACCTGCAAAGAACAAATCAAAGTACTACTGGAACATTTTGGAGTGCGTGTAAGAAGTAAAGATCTTTACAATGGAAACACTTCAGTTTGCTTCATTTCTGACAGAAGTCCTGCATCAATACAACAAgctaaagatttttttatcaGAGCTTTTCAGAAAAGCGTAGAAgatctgaaacaggaaaaaattccTGTAAGAAACAGTTCCACATTAAATGAaacaataattaaattaaatgctAGGTTTAAGTGTCTTCTtgccaaagaggaagggaatcAATTGCTACTCCGTGGCCCTGTGAGTGAGATTTTAGCTGCCAAAAAATTTCTAGCAGAGGAGGGTGAGAACAGCCAAActgaaaagaatatgaaaatatcATCTGAACTGTACAGATACAGGAATGGAGTAGAAGTTGATGCTTCTATGTTTAAATTGTTGGAAACAACATTAAGCAAAGAAATTGAAGGCATTAAAGACAAATTTGATACGGtaatagaaaagaaagacagTTCATGTGGCCAGAAGGTGTTCATAATATTTAGGCCTCAGATCAAAACTTCTGATATGTCTTCACATGCCACTGAAAGTTTCATCAATGCATTGCAGGATGCCTTTGCAATGTTAAGAGAAAAAGTCATCACCTGGAAGCTTTCAGAAGATCAGAAGAAAAGATTAAACATGCTACTTAATGGAAAACAATTGGAAGATCTGCATGTAAAACTTAAGAAGAAGGAAGGCAAACTCATCTTAAGTGGTTTACCAGAACATCTTTATGCTGCTGAACAGCACATTGTGAACCTTCTTAACATTGGGGACTCAACACAAACTATAAGTAGGACACAACTGTCCTCTGATCTCAGGTATCAAGAAGCTACAGGAGCATCTGTGAAGAAATACAATAGCAGGCAAAACAATAGTCTTTCTTCTGAAGGACAGCCTAAGGCGAAGGCAGAAGAAGGCGACAAAGACGTGTGTCCGATTTGCATGGAGACAATTAAGAGTAAAGAAATTCTGAGAAAGTGCAAGCATGCGTTCTGCAAAAGTTGCATCAAGCAGGCCATGACTTACAAGCAAGCGTGTCCTGTTTGTAACACCGTCTATGGAATCGTGGAAGGAAACCAACCCGAGGGAACAATGTCATATGTAACGGTGTCTTCATCTCTCCCTGGCTATCCCGGTTGTGGTACTATTGAGATTAGATATAGTATGCACGGTGGTATTCAAACC AGCAACCATCCAAACCCAGGGAAACCCTATGGTTCAACTAATCGAACAGCGTATTTACCTGACAACAAGGAAGGGCAAGAAATTCTGCAGCTCCTCAAAAGGGCCTTTGACCAAAAACTGATTTTCACAGTGGGGCAGTCACGTACTACTGGCGTAGGAGATGTTATCACGTGGAATGATATTCACCACAAAACTTGCACGTTTGGAGGACCTACCAA tTTTGGTTACCCTGATCCTCATTATCTGCGGCGGGTTCGATCAGAATTGAAAGCAAGAGGAATCGAATGA